Genomic segment of Acidobacteriota bacterium:
GGATTCCAAGCGAGGTGCCGCCGAGGCGCGGGTGGGGTTGTGCCTGGAGCGCGGCGTGGAGCTGGTGGTGGCGCTGCTGGCCATCGTCCGCGCCGGCGCCGCCTACGTGCCCCTGGATCCTTCCTATCCCGCCCGGCGCCTGCGCTGGATCGTCGCCGACGCCGGGGTGGAGCTGGTGGTCACCGACTCCGCCGCCGGGGCGACCCTCGCCGGCAGGCTGGACGGCGCCGGGGTCGATCCCGACGGCATCGAGGAAGGCGCCCAGACCGAGCCTCCTCCGGCGCGGTTGCTCTTGGTCGACCATGAGGAGCCTGCTGAGAACGGCCTCGCCTCCGTTGCCGGCGCGCTGCCGGCGCATGGGGAGAGCCTTGCCTACGTCATCTACACCTCCGGCTCCACCGGGCGTCCGAAGGGAGTGCTGGTGCCCCACCACCGGGTGCTGCGGCTCTTCCGGGCGACGGCGGAGGACTTCCGCTTCGGCGCCGGGGACGTTTGGACCCTCTTCCACTCCTCCTCCTTCGATTTTTCGGTGTGGGAGCTGTGGGGAGCGCTGCTCCACGGTGGCCGACTGGTGGTGGTGCCCTACGAGCTGAGCCGCTCGCCGGTGGCCTTCCACCAGCTGCTGCGCAGCGAAGGCGTGACGGTGCTCAACCAGACGCCGTCGGCCTTCCAGAGCCTGGTGCGGGCGGATGGCGAGGTGGCCGAGGCGGAGCGCCGCGAGCTGTGCCTGCGCTGGGTGATCTTCGGCGGCGAGGCCCTCGATCCCGAGATCCTGCAGCCTTGGTGGCAGCGCCGGCGGGAGGATGAGAGACCCCGGCTGGTGAATATGTACGGCATCACCGAGACCACGGTGCACGTCACCCACCAGCTGCTGGCGCCGAACGCCCACCGCGACCCGGGCATCGGCCGGGCGCTGGAGGATCTCAGCCTGCGGGTTCTCGACCCCCGAGGCGAGCCCCAGCCGGCGGGGGTGCCGGGGGAGATCTGCGTCGGCGGTGCGGGGGTGGCTTGGGGCTATCTGGGCCGGCCGGCCCTCACCGCCGCCCGCTTCGTACCGGATCCGTGGAGCCCGACCCCGGGCGGCCGGCTCTACCGCTCCGGCGACCGCGCCCGCTACCGGCGGGACGGCTCGGTGGAATATCTGGGCCGCCTCGACCAGCAGGTCAAGGTGCGGGGCTTCCGCATCGAGGTGGGGGAGATCGAGGCGGCGCTGACGGCTCTGCCGTGGATCGCCGCGGCGGCGGTGACGGTGCGGCGGGAGGATCCCGGCGGCCCACGGCTGGCGGCCTATTTGGTTCCCGCAGAGGCCGGCGAGGGAGAGGAAGAGAACCTTCCCGCCCGCTCTCGGGAAGCTCTGCGCGATCGTTTGCCGGAACATATGGTGCCCTCCGCCTGGGCAGTGCTGGAGAGCCTGCCCCTGACCATCAACGGCAAGGTGGACCGGCGCCGGCTGCCGGCACCGGACGCGGCGGCGGTGGCACCATCGGCTCCCGTCGCTCCCCGGGACGAGCTGGAGGCGGCCATCGCCGGCGTCTGGGCGGAGGTGCTGGGGCTTCCCCAGGTGGGAGTGGAGGACAGCTTTTTCGACCTCGGCGGTCACTCGCTGCTCCTGGTGGAGGTTCATGGACGGCTGCGCCAGGAGCTGGACGCTGCGGACGATCTCGCCATGCTCGATCTTTTCCGCTTCCCGACGGTGGCCTCCCTGGCGGCCCATCTCGCCAAGGATTCTTCAGATTCCCAAGACGACGACAACGACGGTTCGGCGGCGGTGGCTCAGCGCTATTCCCGCGCCGAGCAGCGCAAACAGAGCCTGCGGCGCCGCGGCAGGAAACGGCCGAATCGCCGGCGATCCGGCCGCCGCGGTGACGGTGAGAGGAATGACCCATGACCTTCGACCCCACCAGAGATCCCATGCCCGACGAAGACGAGTCACTACCCCGAGAGACGGATATCGCCATCGTCGGCCTCGCCGGTCGCTTCCCCGAAGCGCGCACCATCGACGAGCTGTGGGCCAATCTGCGGGCCGGCCGGGAGTGCATCCGCTTCTTCACCGAGGAGGAGCTGCTCGCGGCGGGGCACGATCGCCAAACCCTGGAGAACCCCCACTTCGTCCCCGCCAGCGGCTACCTCGAGGACGCCGCCGGCTTCGATGCCGCTTTCTTCGGCTACAGCCCGCGGGAGGCGGAGGTCCTGGATCCCCAGCATCGCCTCTTCCTCGAGACTGCCTGGCTGGCCCTGGAAGACGCCGCCCACACGCCCAAGGGCTTCGACGGCCTCATCGGCGTCTTCGGCGGGGTCACCGCCAGCAGCTATCTGCTGTTCAATCTCTACGGCAACCGCGAGCTCTTCGAGCAGCTCGGCCCCACCGCCATCGGCATCAGCAACGACAAGGACTTCGTCGCTACCCGGGTGTCCTACAAGCTCGATCTCAAGGGGCCCAGCGTGACGGTGCAAACTGCCTGCTCGACCTCCTTGGTAGCCACCCACATGGCCTGCCAGAGCCTGCTCAACCACGAGTGCGACATGGCCCTGGTGGGCGGCGCCTCCATTGGCTTCCCGCAGAAGGGCGGCTACGTCTTCCATCCCCAGGGCATCATGTCGCCGGACGGCCACTGCCGGACCTTCGACGCCGCGGCCGAGGGCTCGGTGGGGGGCAGCGGCGTGGCGGTGGCGGTGCTGCGGCGGCTGGAG
This window contains:
- a CDS encoding amino acid adenylation domain-containing protein is translated as MRRKVEGRRAELSQRKAGLSQAKRALLAQKLRRKRGGAAPKDSPSSSSASSSAPSPAAASAQTTVATIPRRPADAPAAPLSFTQERLWFLQKLEPASSAYNLVDAFRLDGKIQVELLERALTAVVKRQQVLRSAFEEGSEASQGPVQRVLPPRPLRLPVVDLRRLGGEAGREEGEALVAREGRRPFDLARGEPLRAFLLRWGPEEQAEEHAGKHGLVFDMHHVVADAWAFYLLIRELTQIYRVLAAGDSPDLPPLAVQYADYAAWQRRELTGETLEREIQWWRGHLEGAPDLLELPADRPRPALRSGRGGTVAATLPGELADGLRRLAQRRQATLFMTLLAGFEALVHRLTGAKDFLLGSPSTFRDRVELESLVGVFVNTLVLRADLAGDPAFGEVVQRVRGEALEAFSHQSLPFEKLVEELRPARDLSHPPLVQVVFVLENTPRSSVQLPGLEIEPLHAAAGTAKFDLTVTVREAPDRLYLAVETNRDLFDDATAEALVGWYRSLLTAAVVDPETPVSRLPLLDEGQRRQMLELDPQRPLDDREPLAATLGESFLRQARRTPEAPALTCGDVTLSYGELAALSGALAQRIAAELKSLSGTDSKRGAAEARVGLCLERGVELVVALLAIVRAGAAYVPLDPSYPARRLRWIVADAGVELVVTDSAAGATLAGRLDGAGVDPDGIEEGAQTEPPPARLLLVDHEEPAENGLASVAGALPAHGESLAYVIYTSGSTGRPKGVLVPHHRVLRLFRATAEDFRFGAGDVWTLFHSSSFDFSVWELWGALLHGGRLVVVPYELSRSPVAFHQLLRSEGVTVLNQTPSAFQSLVRADGEVAEAERRELCLRWVIFGGEALDPEILQPWWQRRREDERPRLVNMYGITETTVHVTHQLLAPNAHRDPGIGRALEDLSLRVLDPRGEPQPAGVPGEICVGGAGVAWGYLGRPALTAARFVPDPWSPTPGGRLYRSGDRARYRRDGSVEYLGRLDQQVKVRGFRIEVGEIEAALTALPWIAAAAVTVRREDPGGPRLAAYLVPAEAGEGEEENLPARSREALRDRLPEHMVPSAWAVLESLPLTINGKVDRRRLPAPDAAAVAPSAPVAPRDELEAAIAGVWAEVLGLPQVGVEDSFFDLGGHSLLLVEVHGRLRQELDAADDLAMLDLFRFPTVASLAAHLAKDSSDSQDDDNDGSAAVAQRYSRAEQRKQSLRRRGRKRPNRRRSGRRGDGERNDP